The Methylomonas koyamae genome has a segment encoding these proteins:
- a CDS encoding Nudix family hydrolase, which translates to MAHRNSVVHVAVGVVRDAAGRILIAQRAQHAHQGGLWEFPGGKLEPGEPVLQALARELREEVGIRVAAAEPLIKIHHDYGDRRVLLDVWNVNSFNGEARPCEGQAMQWVNAGQLSDFVFPAANLPIIAAARLPAYYAILEGPDAESIMTNCQRIIDNGVKLLQFRAKALAASDKQNVLEQVLQQCRQHAVEVLVNADLDLDISQAQGLHLSSRALLRLDRRPAGMRWVAASCHNAAELQHALAIGADFAVLAPVMPTASHPDTPPLGWQRFSELLESANLPVFALGGLGRQDLALAQTAGAQGIAGISAFLV; encoded by the coding sequence ATGGCCCACCGGAATAGCGTGGTTCACGTCGCGGTCGGCGTCGTTCGCGATGCGGCCGGGCGGATACTGATCGCCCAACGCGCTCAACACGCGCACCAGGGCGGCTTGTGGGAGTTTCCCGGCGGCAAGCTGGAGCCCGGCGAGCCGGTGTTGCAGGCTTTGGCCCGGGAACTGCGGGAAGAGGTCGGGATTCGGGTGGCCGCGGCCGAGCCATTGATCAAAATTCACCACGATTACGGCGACCGCCGCGTGCTGCTGGACGTCTGGAACGTCAACTCGTTCAACGGCGAAGCTCGGCCCTGCGAAGGCCAGGCCATGCAATGGGTTAATGCCGGCCAGCTTTCCGATTTCGTCTTTCCGGCCGCCAACCTGCCTATCATCGCCGCCGCCCGGCTGCCGGCGTATTACGCTATCCTGGAAGGTCCGGATGCGGAATCGATCATGACGAATTGCCAACGCATCATCGACAACGGCGTCAAATTACTGCAATTCCGGGCTAAAGCGCTGGCCGCCAGCGATAAGCAAAACGTGCTCGAACAGGTATTGCAGCAATGCCGGCAACACGCCGTCGAAGTGCTAGTCAACGCCGATCTGGATTTGGATATTAGTCAGGCGCAAGGCCTCCATTTGAGCAGCCGGGCTTTGTTGAGACTGGATCGACGCCCGGCAGGAATGCGCTGGGTCGCAGCGTCTTGCCACAATGCAGCGGAACTGCAGCACGCGCTGGCAATTGGGGCGGATTTTGCGGTGTTGGCGCCGGTCATGCCGACCGCATCGCACCCCGACACGCCGCCGCTGGGCTGGCAACGCTTTAGCGAACTGCTGGAGAGCGCCAACTTGCCGGTCTTCGCCTTGGGCGGATTGGGTCGGCAGGATCTGGCGCTGGCGCAAACGGCCGGTGCCCAAGGCATCGCCGGCATCAGCGCTTTTTTGGTTTGA
- a CDS encoding sulfurtransferase TusA family protein — translation MSAHVLNARRLLCPLPVIRTQDKVKTLQTGDVLTVECTDPGVMQDIPAWCRINGHQVLETRSGDGEYVIVLEVG, via the coding sequence ATGAGTGCGCATGTTTTAAACGCCCGCCGTCTGCTATGTCCGCTGCCGGTGATCCGCACTCAGGATAAAGTCAAAACCCTGCAAACCGGCGATGTGTTGACCGTGGAATGCACCGATCCGGGCGTGATGCAGGATATTCCGGCTTGGTGTCGGATTAATGGACATCAGGTTTTGGAGACTCGTTCGGGTGATGGGGAGTATGTGATTGTGTTGGAAGTGGGGTGA
- the argJ gene encoding bifunctional glutamate N-acetyltransferase/amino-acid acetyltransferase ArgJ → MAVGQIDFPTMYAVKGIKLGSSNAGIKQTVRDDILVIEMADGGSCAAVFTQNAFCAAPVHIAKAHLSQNPRWLLVNSGNANAGTGKQGLQDAFACCAGLAGEVDALAQQVLPFSTGVIGEPLPVEKLAAALPAAVANLAESHWDRAARAIMTTDTFPKGASLTIDIGGHPVAITGISKGAGMIQPNMATMLGFIATDAKIEQGLLQECLNAAVEQSFNRITVDGDTSTNDACVVLASGCSAAPEILPGSEHLASFGAALATVCKRLAELIIRDGEGATKLMRIIVEQARDSGEALQVAKTIAHSPLVKTAFFASDPNWGRILAAVGRAGVENMELEKIEIYLGTVCIVENGGRAPSYTEQDGQRVMSQEEIDVTVRLGRGTASEQVLTCDFSYDYVKINAEYRT, encoded by the coding sequence ATGGCAGTAGGACAAATCGACTTCCCCACCATGTATGCCGTAAAAGGCATCAAACTCGGCTCCAGTAACGCCGGTATCAAACAAACCGTGCGCGACGACATCTTGGTCATCGAAATGGCCGACGGCGGCAGTTGTGCGGCGGTGTTTACCCAAAACGCGTTTTGCGCGGCGCCGGTGCATATCGCCAAAGCACATTTGTCGCAAAACCCGCGCTGGCTGCTGGTCAATTCCGGCAATGCCAATGCCGGTACCGGCAAACAAGGCTTGCAGGACGCCTTTGCCTGCTGTGCCGGGTTGGCCGGGGAAGTCGATGCGCTGGCGCAACAGGTGCTGCCGTTCTCGACCGGCGTGATCGGCGAACCGTTGCCGGTGGAAAAACTGGCCGCGGCGCTGCCGGCCGCGGTCGCCAATTTGGCCGAATCGCATTGGGACCGGGCGGCGCGGGCGATCATGACCACCGACACCTTTCCGAAAGGGGCGTCGCTGACAATCGACATCGGCGGCCATCCGGTCGCGATTACCGGCATTTCCAAGGGTGCCGGCATGATCCAACCCAATATGGCAACAATGCTGGGCTTTATCGCCACCGACGCCAAAATCGAGCAGGGTCTGCTGCAGGAATGCCTGAATGCGGCGGTCGAGCAATCGTTTAACCGGATTACCGTGGACGGCGACACCTCGACCAACGACGCCTGCGTGGTATTGGCCAGCGGCTGTAGCGCGGCGCCGGAGATTTTGCCGGGCAGCGAACATCTGGCAAGCTTTGGCGCGGCTCTGGCTACGGTTTGCAAACGTCTGGCGGAATTGATCATTCGCGACGGTGAAGGCGCCACCAAGCTGATGCGTATCATCGTCGAGCAAGCCCGCGACAGCGGCGAAGCGTTACAAGTCGCGAAAACCATCGCCCATTCGCCGTTGGTCAAAACCGCATTCTTCGCCAGCGATCCGAATTGGGGCCGGATCTTGGCCGCCGTGGGCCGGGCCGGCGTCGAAAATATGGAACTGGAGAAAATCGAGATTTACCTGGGTACGGTCTGCATCGTCGAAAACGGCGGTCGCGCCCCGTCTTATACCGAACAGGACGGCCAGCGGGTCATGAGCCAAGAGGAGATCGACGTCACCGTGCGTTTGGGCCGCGGCACAGCCAGCGAACAGGTGTTGACCTGCGATTTTTCCTACGATTACGTCAAAATCAACGCCGAATACCGGACTTAA
- a CDS encoding tRNA (5-methylaminomethyl-2-thiouridylate)-methyltransferase — MSQQRKAVALISGGLDSMLACQTIMNQGIHVEGINFFTGFCVEGHTHAIRKQDADKVKRNNALWVAEQLGIKLHIIDIIEEYKQVLLNPKHGYGANLNPCLDCKIFMVNKAKQWMQENGFDFIITGEVVGQRPMSQRKQTMPIVAAESGADDLLVRPLSAQNLPATLPEREGWISRDKMFGFSGRSRKPQMALAKEFGFADYAQPAGGCCFLTDESYSLKLTDLWQARGKRDYDLDDIMLLKVGRHIRPRPHFKIIVAREDGEARFMSGYKKEFVSMHCTNHRGPLVLIDGEVGEDDLALAGQILARYGQGRDAEQVEVTIRDRAGAERNIFVKPLAAEQIREEWFV; from the coding sequence ATGAGTCAACAACGAAAAGCCGTGGCGCTGATTTCCGGCGGCCTGGATTCCATGCTGGCCTGCCAGACCATCATGAACCAGGGCATCCATGTCGAAGGCATCAATTTTTTTACCGGGTTTTGCGTCGAAGGCCACACCCACGCCATCCGTAAGCAGGATGCCGACAAGGTCAAGCGTAACAACGCGCTGTGGGTGGCCGAGCAACTCGGTATCAAGCTGCACATCATCGATATCATCGAAGAATACAAACAGGTGTTGCTCAATCCCAAACACGGTTACGGCGCCAATCTGAACCCGTGCCTGGACTGTAAGATCTTCATGGTCAACAAGGCCAAGCAGTGGATGCAGGAAAACGGTTTCGATTTCATCATCACCGGCGAAGTGGTCGGCCAGCGGCCGATGTCGCAGCGCAAACAAACCATGCCCATCGTCGCCGCCGAATCCGGCGCCGACGACCTGCTGGTGCGGCCGCTGTCGGCGCAAAATCTGCCGGCCACGCTGCCGGAACGCGAAGGCTGGATCAGCCGCGACAAAATGTTCGGCTTCAGCGGCCGTTCCCGCAAGCCGCAAATGGCCCTGGCTAAGGAATTCGGTTTTGCCGATTACGCCCAACCGGCCGGCGGTTGCTGCTTCCTGACCGACGAGAGTTATTCGTTGAAACTGACCGACCTGTGGCAGGCCCGCGGCAAGCGCGATTACGACCTGGACGACATCATGCTGTTGAAAGTCGGCCGCCACATCCGCCCCCGCCCGCATTTCAAAATCATCGTCGCCCGCGAGGACGGCGAGGCCCGATTCATGAGTGGCTATAAAAAAGAATTCGTCAGCATGCATTGCACCAACCACCGCGGCCCGTTGGTCTTGATCGACGGCGAAGTCGGCGAAGACGATCTGGCCTTGGCCGGGCAAATCCTGGCGCGTTACGGCCAGGGCCGCGACGCCGAGCAGGTCGAGGTGACGATACGCGACCGTGCCGGCGCCGAACGCAATATTTTCGTCAAACCGCTGGCAGCCGAGCAAATCCGCGAGGAGTGGTTCGTATGA
- a CDS encoding class I SAM-dependent methyltransferase, with product MKQYYDQAFYDSQKTGSLLSAEQYLGYLWGFHTPRSVVDLGCGAGTWLKAAADLGAEKLVGYDGVWNSQQNMVDARIRFNPVDLNQTIRTAEKFDLAMSLEVAEHLEPAVSENFVDSLAALSDVVLFGAAYLGQGGTHHINERLHSDWGAMFQQRGYAIFDLFRPVFWGKAGIDTCYVQNTFLYVNRSHPLYRKLLDQGFRELENLAFMNCVHPELYEVAKKRGRTLREKMNRSPAALLAAIGKELRRAGRKIAKRLSRQG from the coding sequence ATGAAGCAGTACTACGATCAAGCCTTTTACGATTCGCAAAAGACCGGCAGTTTGCTGTCGGCCGAGCAATATCTCGGTTACCTCTGGGGTTTCCATACGCCGCGCTCCGTCGTCGATTTGGGCTGCGGCGCCGGCACCTGGCTGAAGGCGGCGGCCGATTTGGGCGCGGAAAAGTTGGTGGGCTACGATGGCGTCTGGAATAGCCAACAGAATATGGTCGACGCCAGAATCCGCTTCAATCCGGTCGACTTGAACCAAACCATTCGCACGGCGGAAAAATTCGATTTGGCGATGTCGCTGGAAGTAGCCGAACATCTGGAACCGGCCGTGTCGGAGAATTTCGTCGATTCGCTGGCGGCCTTGTCCGACGTGGTGCTGTTCGGTGCGGCCTACCTCGGCCAGGGCGGAACCCACCACATCAACGAACGCCTGCATAGCGATTGGGGCGCGATGTTTCAGCAACGCGGCTACGCGATTTTCGATTTGTTCCGGCCGGTATTCTGGGGCAAAGCCGGCATCGATACCTGTTACGTCCAAAATACCTTTCTCTACGTGAACCGATCCCATCCGCTGTACCGGAAACTGCTCGATCAGGGTTTTCGCGAATTGGAAAATTTGGCGTTCATGAACTGCGTGCATCCCGAGCTTTACGAAGTCGCGAAAAAGCGCGGGCGGACGTTGCGGGAAAAGATGAACCGGTCGCCGGCCGCGTTGCTGGCTGCTATCGGCAAAGAGCTGCGCCGGGCCGGCAGAAAAATCGCGAAGCGGCTGTCCCGCCAAGGATAA